In Erigeron canadensis isolate Cc75 chromosome 1, C_canadensis_v1, whole genome shotgun sequence, a single window of DNA contains:
- the LOC122585392 gene encoding prostatic spermine-binding protein-like: protein MNEDLNDVENDDTEDTEHMVHESNENDDNDDIDDDIDVDEANEAGHGFEDDGDEDMNDSENDVEYENNELGQEDHAATDKRLDMGCSNTFGNTSQQDQDDEISLDMDDSNYDQGTYIL, encoded by the exons ATGAATGAAGACCTAAATgatgttgaaaatgatgataCTGAAGACACGGAGCATATGGTACATGAAAGTAATGAAAACGATGATAATGATGACATAGATGATGACATAGATGTGGATGAAGCTAATGAAGCAGGACATGGTTTCGAAGATGATGGTGATGAAGACATGAATGATAGCGAGAATGATGTGGAATATGAGAATAATGAACTTGGCCAAGAAGATCATGCAG CTACAGATAAAAGATTGGATATGGGATGTAGCAACACTTTTGGAAACACTAGCCAACAAGATCAAGATGATGAAATTAGTTTAGACATGGACGATTCTAACTATGATCAAGGTACATATATTCTTTGA